The DNA region GTCATTCCGTTTTCTACCTCTTGGAGAAGCCTCAGTCATCATTTTAAGTTATCCTGCATTCGTAGCTTTATTTGCTAAACTACTTCTGAAAGAACCTTGCGGAATCTCTCAAGGTTTGATACTTATCCTCACCATCGTCGGAATATGCTTCGTTGTAAAACTCCTCGCCATTTTCGAAGGAAAAACGATTGCTTATTCCAAAGAAACTACTTACGGCCTCCTCGCCGGTGTTGGGTCAGTGCTTTTAAATacgtttcaaataatatttattcgaaaGTTGAAGGACGTTCCTCATGCTGTTATGATGTTCAATTTAGGGTGGATAGGAGTCCTAGAAGCAGTTATTGTAATAGCAATTACCGGAACAATCAAATGGCATGACTGTGGAATACAGGGATTTCTAATTATCCTCTTAGCTGTGTTTAACTATGCGAGCCAAATCTTACTAATTCTAGCCTTGCAAGGTGAGTTTGCTGCTCCAGTAACTATTATGAGAGCGAGTATGGATATAATGTTATCGTTCTTCTTTCagacttttatatttaaggaTATCCCAGATAAATATAGCATCATCGGTTCAACAATTATTGGAATTTCCTTTGTTTTGAGtggaattaaaaaatggatttctaGATAATCGTTTGACTACCTAAGAAATTAGCTTATTGCCTCCTAGCTGGTATTGAGTCGATAACTTTAAATGCgagtcaaataattattattcgaaGGTTGAAGGTCGTTCATCATGTATTTATGGTGTTCAATTTTGGATTCTGTTATCCTAAAAACAGTTATTATAATAGAAGTTAGCGGATGTATAATGGCATGACTGTAGAATACAGGGATTTTTAATTATGCGCTTAGCTGTCATTAACTATGGAAACCAAATCTTAATGACTCAAGCTTTGCAAGGTGAATTAGCAGCTCTAGTGACTATTATGAGACCATTATGTGGCTATGATGTTATCGTTCGTCTTCcagatatttttcagaatattcaCCTATAAGGTTGTCATCTATATGATAAGTTTAATTCATTGTCGGGCAATACGAATATAAAAGCGAAAcgtggaaatattaaaaaataatgtattgtaattgaatgttttaagtaagtatatagtatttttgactCAAATAAGTCAAAACTTGATTGGCATAAATTCCCAAATTCGGttttaaagtcaataaaatCACATCATTTCAATAGTTAACATAGTTAGTATATTCATCaaaatgcattctttgatataaaatcttcaaaaatgtcAGATTTTACAGCGTTTTTAAGATTTTGCTTTGTTCTGGtgttgataaattttgtaataaaaaatttgaccaCTTTTCCACTAGCTGGAGCTCTCAAATCCCTGCTGGAGTTTTatgcttgataaaaaaaacaaattccaaTAGTTTCTTAACCATTACAAGAGCTATTTATCGCGGTATTATTGATATCGTTATTCTGATTTTCTACTATTTTCAGAATAACTAAAGTTTCAATTGGAGCTCTGTGCTGCATGGCCGCAATATAGGTTTCAATCTTTTTCTGAACAAACCCACTTTATTTCCAGATTCAATTTATCATCACTCGAAATTCAGACCATTTTCTGGAGTGCCAAGGCTATCTGGAGTGCCAAAATATTAGCTGGCACTTTGTATCGGATGATAATTCATATCGAAATTGTTTTCTACACGTTGCAAACAAAATGTATAGTCCGgaaacaaaaacaagaaaaaaataatgtaataaattataaagttttcaaaaactgaCTTAAAAGAGAGGAAATAATCCTGTTTTTAGCACACCTAAAATCAAAAACGTTAGGCACATCATTTTTGCTATTAGCTTCTGTTCCTTAAGAAAATCCATCCATGTCTTTTGAAGGAGACgcgttttatgttttatataccTTTTCGTTTTAGGTgtgacaaaaaagaattattttttcttttttaggccCCCTTAAAAacgtcattttttttagttcttatttaattatatttattttaaaactatagttctGTTCTTTGAGCttatttcattgcaaaaataattctaaaacatttcaaaattaaatgtttataatttatgatgTATCAGATTGATCCTcatctatatttttcaaaaaaaaaattgaagcatcaTAAAAATgatagcaatatttattttagtaatgagttataaataaatgtttttggaaCTAGTAAACAAGCTTCATGACATAGCAGTAACCGAAAAAACATAATCAAGCCTCATGACATAGCAGTAaccgaaaattaaattaacagaatatgtagaataacaaaatgaaattaagactcaagtaaataaatgaaataaaatgaaaaaaattaagttttcaatttaagaatgaaataattgaaataaaagaataaaataaaaattccatcaaataaataaaatatgtagaataataaaacaaaaattttaaaaattacgtttatCAAGTTGActaacaaaagagaaaaaaaaaattttatttttgtcgaatctaaaacaaaaaacttaaacctataattattaataattataaatcttaaccgaTTCTGAAGAAAGGAAAATGAAGAGCTTTTCCAGGCTCAACCTCTTCGGGACTATACGTAATCATGGGACAGGGTGATTTCTTCCCGTTAAgcctaatttaatttaaaaattcatataaaatcatTACTGCAATTAAATACACTGAAAATTTCAGTATATTATCATTGACAGTACCTGAATATACCGTAATAAAATGTCTGCTATagttataaaagtaaacaaataaaaaataatttaaaaactgacctaaaacatacaaaaaactATCTATTGAGCCCCAAACTGCAAACTACATATCTAAACTAATAAACATTCTGTCTTTTTTTCCACTAAGtcaaaatataagcaaaagCCCAGAGCACAATCTTGCACGTACACAATCCTTTTGAAAGATCAGAACATGCACAATTGTTAACATGATTAAATACAAcggataaaagaataataaataactggAACCAAAAGCACATATTGAAGGTCAGTTAGAAATCACAATGGAATTCAACTGCCatctaattttgtttaaaaattgaaataaaactttccaaATTGAAATCACGCATGAGCTATGAAGAAAGTATCTCGCCATCATGTGATTACGGTCCTTAAAGGGCTAAGAGCACAAAATGTTACGATAATGAGAGATGGTTCCAAGAATAGTAACAATACGATACTTGTTCAGTAGCGTAAAacgttaaataatattttaggaaatgtGCGAAACTTAATAGAAGTACTTTAAGAGTAATGTTCCAGATAGAGCTACTTATTAATACCACAATTTCTATActatttcttgaaaaagatagttttatttacttggacagaaaagcatttaatatcttttcgaaaattacaatttttaaaacatttcattattattatcattaattgcACTCCTGAAGGGCAAGGtaactacattttaaatataacacacAGATAGAACATTTTGATTAAGAAATAATGTAAtactttattattgtaatactttattattgtaataCGTAATTCTTACGTAAATTATTAcgtcaaattataatttacgtcaaattattcatttacttggacagaaaagcatttaaatcttttcgaaaattgcaatttttgaagcattttattattataattattattaattatactcCTGAAGGGCAAGGTaactacattttaaatgtaacacCCAATTAGaacattttggttaaaaaataacGTAACACTTGATTAttgtaataagtaattattacataaattattacgTCAAATTATTACGTAATAcgtaataatttgatttacttGCACCACTAATCTCAAGATCTCTACTAGGCATCTGGATGCAATGCTTCAAGCTTGGGGTCAGTTTTGGCGTAGAACGAGTTAAGAGAAAACACAGGATACCTAAAAATTCTAGCACTAACGCTGTACTGAACATTCGTTAAAAAATGCGTGACCCAAAAATAAAAGCAGGAGAAGGAACGAGGACACAAAAAGACCctctgatttatttaaataaaatggaaacaatagcaaataaaataacaaataaaaattatgcactaTAAGCAGGGATGCATTATCAACATGCTGATTTTGGGTTGTAAGCAGAGattaaaataaggtatgtaaGTATCATGACATTTTGATcgtgaattttgattttaaaaaaattattaataataataaaaagccaTCGTGTCAATCGCGGTATCTTCAAGAATTGCTGTTATGATTGCTTACAATCTAGACttacatgaattatttaaatctaagagaaacagttatcaatcattgaaatttctttaatttgcattatcaactaattactttaatttatcaattattaataaatttacaaaaatgaatgaaagaagtttaaaactccttttttggattttatattttaatataatttccatAATATAACAGATTTCCTAGTAACTGTTAGACtgttttttggaattaaaaaacatcaaaacatagttttgcttgtaattagagtaTCATAAAAAGGTATATAAATATAACACCAATTTTCCATCGGTGTCTATGTGTTTAAAGTTTACTTATGAAAAGTAAagtataaacttcaaaatacaAAGTATTCGAGTTCAACTATCGTTAAACTTTTCACCTTAGAATGAGTACTAAATTCAACAGCAGtttcaatttataatgaataatggCAAAGCATAGCATAAGTGCATAACAAAGAAAAGgtacattttaaaactgaagtGGTCTATGTTAAAAGGGGTATGTAACATTTTCacgaaataagttttttgttgattttggaATATCATTCACAGATTATCAAATACCGAATAAATTTCTCGACTGCCTAAAGAAGAGAATCTAACAATTTGAAAGCAATTAAAACAATCTTTCCACAATTGAgacagttatttatttgtttcaattgcAAATTTGTAACATACTCCTCTTTAACATTGACAGCTTCAATTGAAGGAATATGATTagccacattttcaaattgttgatTAGAaagtttttggtaaaaattaccgcgATTTTCGTACAATTGTATTGTGCTATTATCTGGTGGAGTTTTCTAGAAACTTGTAAAGTACCTATATGAAAAAACACTTTGAAACagtttaatggaaaaatatttcacctGGAAATAGAATGTAGCTTATCAGTATTGCTTAAAGTTcaccttatttaaaatttcatcgcCCTAATAGAACacaacacaaaaatttaattgaaggtattttaatatttatggtcCCATCTGTCAATCGTATGATACTTAAAGTACATTTTCCTTCGTTATTTGCATTGCAGACTGATACGAAAACATTTAGAAGTGCAATGCAATACTGgtctgtatttttaattaaaaaaatcttttttacatatttttatgattcatgattaatagataatttataaatgaagaaaagattaCCTTTGTTTTGTCAAATTTATTCCAGGTGAACTGTTTTTGCTGTCGAATTCtacactttaaaacaaaaatattttgcttcaaatgttACAACTTTTCCATACTTTAGATTTATATACTTCATGCTAAAGAAATGTGCACAAAAACCCATagtttcgtaaaaaattattcatgtttcCACTGAATCATCATATATCATTATACacatcattatatattttattagtttgttttgtttatttgatacagcatacatttgcaggcttgtgtgttTATTTGATACAGCAtgcatttgcaggcttgtgtgttcaattaaggcttataagcctttgtcaagtagaagggTACACAATACGAGAAGAACAGGACAAAGATTCATCCTCGGCAGAGTTCGAACCCTCTACTTCCAAGTTTGGTGGGTGATACAGCTCGACCAGGGAAGccccttatttatttatttcattatggtTGTAAATGTATGTATGTAGGCTCGTGAGTTCATTAAAGTGCTGCTTATAAGTTGGGAACTGATAGAACAAGTTAGAGAAGGATGTCGCAAAGTTTCACAATTGGGATAGTCTGGCTGGTAAggcgtgagttcgatcctcgccAGCCGAAGATTCCCTGTGTACAAGATGGTAACTGGCACACGTTCAatgtcctccaagttcccataacaaatcaatatctttgggggtactgaatcGGAGATTCGtgctctgattcaggtcaaaattgcgatctgcTGATGAATGGATGGTATGTGAGTGTGTCCTCCTTGTATAACAGGATGTGTGCATATGTATGTTGTCTTTGGATcgtcctcagggatgtttcccagaccatcgccaataacccattgtgcagctctagtaggACGTGAATAAAAAGATATCTAGTACTGCAAAGTTAAAATCAGGATCACCATGAATTCGAACCCCCAACTTTAAGGCTACAGAGTTTAAAGTGAATGGTGTGACCGGTCAGAAAGGGAGGCCCCAATAGCATAGACAAGTCTAATGATATATATGGATCAAGTCCTTAGGCTTGCCTTCTTAATCtcaaaaattgctttgaaatgAAACGTTTAATCAGTGGTTCTcacaagaaaaatttcaatggcATTCgtaaatagttacaaaaattcaaactcgtatataataaataaacagattaaGCTCAAAAGCTGCAAAAAATTGGTGTATATCTCTTTAAATGCTTACCTGAATCCACTTCTAAGCCTCTGGCAGATGCTAAGAATGTAAAAATGACCTTCGTGTCCGAAGGCTATTAATCTTCTAACAATCAATCTGAAGCACAGAAATATCGATTCCGTTTTCCACCGCAATCTGTACTTATATTCGAGATGCCAATCGCGTTACTTTTAGATTTGACaagaatttattctatttatttgagTACTTAAATGGACTGATCGTAAGCCGTACTTCCCAGTAGATCAACGAAGTcaggcatcactggctgcggtcagtgagAGGATGAGTGACCACCCATGCTCAGCCTGTGAAAGGCTGGTGTATTCACGGCATCAGTACTCGTTAAGTGTACTCGAATATTAGAAGAATCGAGGATTTGAACGGAGtcgtgcatatatatatatatgacaccGATGAATCGTTAGATTTCGTGAGATAACGCATAGGCCAAGTGACGTGGTCATTGCCTGAACATGATGAAAGGCAAGTAGCCATCAGTGAgatgtttctgtttttttgcTTAAGCGGAAATTGTGTGTAAATGTGGGTAGGTGTAAGGATGTgacaatttttgcaaaaaggGACAATTGTGTTTGGAAGCTCCCGTGGTCATACGGTGAATAAACTTGCTGGATTTGTTGGTGTCTTGATGCGTATTGTTCAGCGAGTCTACATGCAGTGGTGTAATACACGTCGTCACGAAAGAAGACGTCAGAATTGTGGTCGGAAAATGATTCTGCATGAAAAAGACCGGAGACGTATTACACGACTTGTCAAGCAAAATCGTGTCCAAACCTGACAGGAAGTGCTTCAGTTTGTTAATGAAGATCCATCCCAACCATAAGTGAGAGAACATTGAGGCGCACTTGCGTACAATGAACATTTGGAGCACCTGGTAAGAGTCCATTGCCCACATGAGCACATAAAGATGCACAACTTCAGTGGTCTTAAATTCACCGAACGTAAACAGTTGCTGACTGGTGGAATTTAATATTGTCTAACGAATCAAGTTTTTGCCTTTATTTAAACGACGCACGTCGTCCAATGCACCGAATACCAGATGAAGCATTTCTTTCTGACTGAGTACAAGGTCAGGTTCACGCCGGAGGTTGGTctgtcatgttttttttcttattattattattatggatTAGGCCCCCTCTTAGGTGGCTACTAACATGAACCAACATGTTTTTTTGAACATTCTGGATGATCAAGTATTGCCTTTCAGTCAACATCTTCATGAAGAGTATGCCCCTATTTTTCAAGATAACAACAGCAAAGTTCATTGGGCTGGAAGAATATGTGATTGGTTTTTGAACACTCAGACACTCAATTACAAGTCGACTGGCCTGTAAAATCACCTgatttaaactcaatttaaaatttgtgggACATCTTAGAACAATGGGTAAAACACCGAAATCGACATCCGCGCAATTTGGTGGGTTTGCGTGATCAAATCCTCAGCGAGTGGCTTAAACTGGACACGACGCACCTGCAAAACCTTGTTTTGTGTAATATAATATTcgcaattcattctatttattcattCTTATTCACTTatctatttcattcttttatattcACAAGTTTAAACATGCgtataaatatttgatgattcttaattttctcgtccgcagtggactgatcgttaagacacggttcccagcagatcacaaaagtcaagcatcactggctacggtcagtgtgcgggtggatgaccacttggatcagtctgcgtagggaccgagggtgtgcggtattggtcctcgttgaaatgtgctaccgtaaagtgctcgacttcgcgcgctcgtcgtcgggctaccgaagcgggggtgccatcccctccacagaggatcaaaattgtgatggcatgtcttcggatcatcctccgggatgtttcccagaccgtcgccaatagcccattgtgcagctccagtgcgacgtaaattaacaacaacaacaacttaattttctcaatagttttttttttttttttacttttataaacttattgtGAATTTATCTTCTTAATCACCTAGACAGGACATACACTCTCGGTGAtgaacatttgtttattttaactatttctgatcttatatattttccgttttgttaactttatttgttttgttaaatctATTGTGGGCGCTGTAGAATTATTACAGTATCTACAATTCTTCCCAATACAAGACTCGAATTTTcgtgaaactttattttgtgctaaccatatatggcagtacttttactttcgttacttgtaccgccggtacaagcaaaaagtacgtacttttacttgtacttcattaccttttaaatttagtacttttacttgtactttcgttaattttttagGGAAAAGTACAAGTAtatgtaacggaaatgtcgaatgaaatcgttacttttttctgaaactcggtaagctttctaaaaaaaaaaagattaaattaaaaataaatgcttatgttttttttaatttataaaattaatgtgcaatatatatgtattcactgctaacttcgtgtttaaataccttgacCTTTGAAAATTGTCACTCCTGAAAGGGAAAAGTCTCTTTTGAACTGCGAAAGGTTTTGCGATGTGAAATCGCAGTACGATTTATTGTTTGCTGCAGGTCTGGTACTTagcatcaaatttaattggtCGAAAGAATAAGCTAGGGAGGAGGCTACAAAAAAAGTTGGAAAGAATTGTCCAAGCTGAACACCCTGCTATAACTAAATACGTAACAGAAAAAACCCCCagggaatttaaattttctaaagcagAAAACATCATGCCAATCACCAGCGACAGAAGAATTTATGGCATACATGAGCTCAAATGTCGAAACGGAaagcatataaattttgaatcgatatccaatcgcaaaaaaattatatgtgaaatataatactACAGTACCTTCTAGTGTTCCCGTGGAGCCCTTATTCAGCGTGGCTAAGCACGTTCTGAGAAATTCTCGCAGCAGACTCAGTGACACCActttcgaaatgcaattattttgcaaaatgaataaaaatattaattagcaagtcattttcattaattttcgagttttatgcatttatttaatacattttaaataaaaaatgttggattttgttactacgtttttcaattttctttttgaactcactaatttttgtcttaatacattttttactaaatacgtTTTTACCTagtgcattttttactaaaatNNNNNNNNNNNNNNNNNNNNNNNNNNNNNNNNNNNNNNNNNNNNNNNNNNNNNNNNNNNNNNNNNNNNNNNNNNNNNNNNNNNNNNNNNNNNNNNNNNNNNNNNNNNNNNNNNNNNNNNNNNNNNNNNNNNNNNNNNNNNNNNNNNNNNNNNNNNNNNNNNNNNNNNNNNNNNNNNNNNNNNNNNNNNNNNNNNNNNNNNNNNNNNNNNNNNNNNNNNNNNNNNNNNNNNNNNNNNNNNNNNNNNNNNNNNNNNNNNNNNNNNNNNNNNNNNNNNNNNNNNNNNNNNNNNNNNNNNNNNNNNNNNNNNNNNNNNNNNNNNNNNNNNNN from Parasteatoda tepidariorum isolate YZ-2023 chromosome 2, CAS_Ptep_4.0, whole genome shotgun sequence includes:
- the LOC107451943 gene encoding solute carrier family 35 member G1-like, coding for MNFRKKKSFPVPTLVQSEEQSVTVTKCDFSIFKGLFLGGSSGLFFASTALLVKYMFNIPTPQLVLIRFIGIFLFSLPEAVKFQGNVFGQKHERLTIFVRCILGATHIFLSYTSFRFLPLGEASVIILSYPAFVALFAKLLLKEPCGISQGLILILTIVGICFVVKLLAIFEGKTIAYSKETTYGLLAGVGSVLLNTFQIIFIRKLKDVPHAVMMFNLGWIGVLEAVIVIAITGTIKWHDCGIQGFLIILLAVFNYASQILLILALQGEFAAPVTIMRASMDIMLSFFFQTFIFKDIPDKYSIIGSTIIGISFVLSGIKKWISR